The sequence CCCGCCGAGCTGTGGTGGAACTGGGTGCTGCGGGAGCGGGAGACCGGCCGGCTGATCGGCTATGTGCAGGCCAGTGTGCGTGGCGGGCTCGCCGAGATCGCCTGGGTGGTGGGCGTCCCGTGGCAGGGGCGGGGGTACGCCGGGGAAGCGGCCCGGGGGCTCGTCGGCCACCTGCGCGGGACGGGGATACGGACCGTCGTCGCCCACATCCACCCCGAGCACACCGCGTCCGCCGCCGTGGCCGCCGGGGCCGGTCTGGAGCGGACGGGGGAGTGGGAGGACGGCGAGGAACGGTGGCGGCTGGGGGAGGGGTGAGCCTCAGGTCTCGGGCGTACGGGGTTTGGCCCGGCCCGCCTGGATCAGCTCGGCGACATCGAGACTCACCTCGGCGCCGATCGAGGCGGGCAGCGGCGCCTGCTGGCCGGGGGCGTACACCTCGTGGCGGTCGTACGAGCCCTCCAGCGGCTCCGTCAGGACGTGGACGCGGCCGTGCTTCCGGTCGAGGATCACGTAGACGGGGACCTTCGCCTCGGCGTACGCGGCGACCTTGTGCCGCAGGTCGCTGTTGTAGTTGCTGGAGGTGACCTCCAGGACCAGGCGGAAGACGGCCGGGTCGTAGCAGTTGTACTCGATCGGATGCTCGTCGAAATCCGCGTCGACCAGGGCGAGATCGGGGATCGCGTAGTCCTCCGGACCGCCCGGCAGCCACAGGCCGATGCCTTGGAGGACTGCCGTCTCCCCATCGTCGAGCCCGGCCATGATGAACGGACGCATGAGCTTGGTCAGGGCGCGGGCGTGCGGGCCGTCCAGGGGCGGAGCCACGGTGATGACGCCTCCGATGATCTCGACGCGATAGCCGGGATGCTGCTCGGCGAGCCGGTTGGCGGTGACGAGCAGGGGCTCCGGTCCATCGTCACAGGGGTGCTCGACTGCTGCTGCAGACATTGCGGGCCTCCTGGAATGGGCTGGTGTCGAGACCATCATCGTAGGGCGGAACGGCTACGGACCGTGTTTCCGGCATATGCCACTCGGTGGAGTGAAGTCGCCGGGTG comes from Streptomyces sp. Mut1 and encodes:
- a CDS encoding GNAT family N-acetyltransferase, which gives rise to MTTDRGPRSPAPFTTPRLDALPLRVAHADEMAAVLADPALHTFTGGAPETAEALRARYTRQTAGSPDPAELWWNWVLRERETGRLIGYVQASVRGGLAEIAWVVGVPWQGRGYAGEAARGLVGHLRGTGIRTVVAHIHPEHTASAAVAAGAGLERTGEWEDGEERWRLGEG
- a CDS encoding Uma2 family endonuclease, whose protein sequence is MSAAAVEHPCDDGPEPLLVTANRLAEQHPGYRVEIIGGVITVAPPLDGPHARALTKLMRPFIMAGLDDGETAVLQGIGLWLPGGPEDYAIPDLALVDADFDEHPIEYNCYDPAVFRLVLEVTSSNYNSDLRHKVAAYAEAKVPVYVILDRKHGRVHVLTEPLEGSYDRHEVYAPGQQAPLPASIGAEVSLDVAELIQAGRAKPRTPET